A genomic stretch from Synechococcus sp. MU1643 includes:
- a CDS encoding F0F1 ATP synthase subunit gamma encodes MANLKEIRDRIKSVKNTRKITEAMRLVAAAKVRRAQEQVLRSRPFADRLARILENLQSRMRFEDAASPLMQQRVVETITLVAVTGDRGLCGGYNANIIKRTEQRFAELKGKGFDVKLLLIGTKAIGYFTRRDYPIQATFSGLEQVPTADEANSISTDLLAEFLAESTDRVELIFTKFLNLVSCKPVVQTLLPLDPQDIADPEDEIFRLTTKDGLLTVEPGAGPANTEPKIPSDIVFEQTPEQLLNALLPLYLQNQMLRSLQESAASELASRMTAMNNASDNAKELAKTLTLDYNKARQAAITQEILEVAGGAAAVG; translated from the coding sequence ATGGCTAATCTCAAAGAAATCCGAGACCGAATCAAGTCGGTCAAAAACACCCGCAAGATCACCGAGGCCATGCGCCTCGTGGCTGCGGCCAAGGTGCGCCGCGCACAGGAACAAGTGCTTCGCAGCCGTCCCTTCGCCGATCGGCTTGCGCGGATTCTGGAAAACCTCCAGTCCCGCATGCGTTTCGAAGACGCGGCCTCCCCTCTGATGCAGCAGCGTGTTGTTGAGACCATCACCCTGGTTGCGGTCACTGGTGATCGTGGCCTCTGTGGTGGCTACAACGCCAATATCATTAAGCGCACTGAACAGCGTTTTGCTGAGCTGAAGGGTAAAGGCTTCGATGTGAAGCTGCTGCTGATCGGCACCAAAGCCATCGGCTACTTCACCCGTCGTGATTACCCGATCCAGGCCACCTTCTCCGGCCTGGAACAGGTTCCTACCGCCGATGAGGCCAACTCCATCTCAACGGATCTGTTGGCTGAATTCCTGGCTGAAAGCACCGATCGCGTCGAGCTGATCTTCACCAAGTTCCTCAACCTGGTGAGCTGCAAGCCTGTGGTTCAGACACTGCTGCCCTTGGATCCCCAGGACATCGCTGATCCTGAGGATGAGATTTTCCGTCTCACCACCAAGGACGGCCTTCTGACAGTGGAGCCCGGTGCAGGGCCTGCCAACACGGAGCCGAAGATTCCTTCGGACATCGTGTTTGAGCAGACCCCCGAACAGCTGCTCAATGCGCTGCTCCCCCTTTATCTGCAGAACCAGATGCTGCGTTCCCTGCAGGAATCTGCAGCTTCTGAGCTGGCCAGCCGGATGACGGCCATGAATAATGCCAGCGATAACGCCAAGGAGTTGGCCAAGACCCTCACCCTTGACTACAACAAGGCCCGTCAGGCCGCGATTACCCAGGAGATCCTGGAAGTTGCAGGCGGTGCCGCAGCGGTCGGCTGA